In Macaca fascicularis isolate 582-1 chromosome 15, T2T-MFA8v1.1, one genomic interval encodes:
- the CYLC2 gene encoding cylicin-2 isoform X1, with translation MSLPRFQRVNFGPYDNYIPVSELSKKSWNQQHFALLFPKPQRPGTKRRSKPSQIRDNTVPIIDEEKFRGGHRQPLWMYRSLMRISERPSVYLAARRQPLKPTHAAKVDSKAAEIGKKGEDKTTQKGTTDSESELKQGKKDSKEGKDEEKGKDEKLVAKKDSKKGKKAAEKGKDSATESEDEKGGAKKDDKKDKKDSKKGKDSATESEDEKGSAKKDSTKDKKDSKKGKDSATESEDEKGGTKKDSKKGKKDSKKGKDSGTELEAVKADEKKDEDGKKDANKGDESKEAKKDSKKDAKESKKGKKDKKPSSTDSDSKDDVKKESKKDAKKDAKKVTNKESAESKKDEKKDAKKDAKKDEKKDAKKDAKKKGK, from the exons atgtctctccCAAGATT ccaAAGAGTAAACTTTGGGCCATATGATAATTACATTCCAG TCAGTGAATTAAGCAAAAAATCATGGAATCAGCAACACTTTGCCCTGTTATTTCCCAAACCACAACGGCCAGGAACCAAAAGGAGATCAAAACCTTCTCAAATACGGGACAATACGGTTCCT ATAATTGATGAAGAAAAATTTAGAGGAGGTCATAGACAACCATTATGGATGTACCGTTCTTTAATGAGAATTTCTGAGAGACCATCCGTTTATTTAGCTGCCAGGAGGCAGCCTCTCAAACCAACTCATGCTGCCAAGGTGGATTCTAAAGCCGCAG AGATTGGTAAAAAAGGTGAAGACAAGACAACACAGAAGGGCACAACAGATTCTGAATCAGaattaaaacaaggaaaaaaagattcaaaggaaggcaaggatgaagagaaaggaaaagatgaaaagcTAGTTGCAAAGAAAGATAGCAAAAAGGGTAAAAAGGCTGCAGAGAAGGGCAAAGACTCAGCTACAGAATCTGAAGATGAAAAAGGAGGTGCAAAGAAAGatgacaaaaaagataaaaaggattCAAAGAAAGGCAAAGACTCAGCAACAGAATCtgaagatgaaaaaggaagtGCAAAGAAAGATAgcacaaaagataaaaaggattCAAAGAAAGGCAAAGACTCAGCAACAGAATCTGAAGATGAAAAAGGAGGTACAAAGAAAGATagcaaaaaaggcaaaaaggatTCAAAGAAGGGCAAGGATTCAGGCACAGAATTAGAAGCCGTAAAAGCAGATGAAAAAAAGGATGAGGACGGAAAAAAAGATGCAAACAAAGGTGATGAATCAAAGGAGGCCAAGAAGGATTCCAAGAAAGATGCAAAGGAGAGTAAAAAAGGTAAGAAAGATAAGAAGCCCAGTAGTACGGACAGTGACTCAAAGGATGATGTCAAGAAAGAGTCTAAGAAGGATGCCAAGAAAGATGCCAAGAAAGTTACTAACAAAGAATCTGCTGAGTCAAAGaaggatgaaaagaaagatgCAAAGAAGGATgcaaagaaagatgaaaagaaggaTGCAAAGAAGGATGCAAAGAAGAAGGGCAAGTAG
- the CYLC2 gene encoding cylicin-2 isoform X2, which translates to MSLPRFQRVNFGPYDNYIPVSELSKKSWNQQHFALLFPKPQRPGTKRRSKPSQIRDNTVPIIDEEKFRGGHRQPLWMYRSLMRISERPSVYLAARRQPLKPTHAAKVDSKAAEIGKKGEDKTTQKGTTDSESELKQGKKDSKEGKDEEKGKDEKLVAKKDSKKGKKAAEKGKDSATESEDEKGGAKKDDKKDKKDSKKGKDSATESEDEKGGTKKDSKKGKKDSKKGKDSGTELEAVKADEKKDEDGKKDANKGDESKEAKKDSKKDAKESKKGKKDKKPSSTDSDSKDDVKKESKKDAKKDAKKVTNKESAESKKDEKKDAKKDAKKDEKKDAKKDAKKKGK; encoded by the exons atgtctctccCAAGATT ccaAAGAGTAAACTTTGGGCCATATGATAATTACATTCCAG TCAGTGAATTAAGCAAAAAATCATGGAATCAGCAACACTTTGCCCTGTTATTTCCCAAACCACAACGGCCAGGAACCAAAAGGAGATCAAAACCTTCTCAAATACGGGACAATACGGTTCCT ATAATTGATGAAGAAAAATTTAGAGGAGGTCATAGACAACCATTATGGATGTACCGTTCTTTAATGAGAATTTCTGAGAGACCATCCGTTTATTTAGCTGCCAGGAGGCAGCCTCTCAAACCAACTCATGCTGCCAAGGTGGATTCTAAAGCCGCAG AGATTGGTAAAAAAGGTGAAGACAAGACAACACAGAAGGGCACAACAGATTCTGAATCAGaattaaaacaaggaaaaaaagattcaaaggaaggcaaggatgaagagaaaggaaaagatgaaaagcTAGTTGCAAAGAAAGATAGCAAAAAGGGTAAAAAGGCTGCAGAGAAGGGCAAAGACTCAGCTACAGAATCTGAAGATGAAAAAGGAGGTGCAAAGAAAGatgacaaaaaagataaaaaggattCAAAGAAAG GCAAAGACTCAGCAACAGAATCTGAAGATGAAAAAGGAGGTACAAAGAAAGATagcaaaaaaggcaaaaaggatTCAAAGAAGGGCAAGGATTCAGGCACAGAATTAGAAGCCGTAAAAGCAGATGAAAAAAAGGATGAGGACGGAAAAAAAGATGCAAACAAAGGTGATGAATCAAAGGAGGCCAAGAAGGATTCCAAGAAAGATGCAAAGGAGAGTAAAAAAGGTAAGAAAGATAAGAAGCCCAGTAGTACGGACAGTGACTCAAAGGATGATGTCAAGAAAGAGTCTAAGAAGGATGCCAAGAAAGATGCCAAGAAAGTTACTAACAAAGAATCTGCTGAGTCAAAGaaggatgaaaagaaagatgCAAAGAAGGATgcaaagaaagatgaaaagaaggaTGCAAAGAAGGATGCAAAGAAGAAGGGCAAGTAG